One part of the Natronorubrum sediminis genome encodes these proteins:
- a CDS encoding ABC transporter permease, whose product MDIGLVAGVAAIGFIHGVLPDHGWPIAATYALNRSRTWVYGTVTGLILGIGHLISSVVLVLAYFWFSRFAAFAEGPLMRYLAGTVLILLGIHEYRNGGHGTGHDHTDEAGHREHNHTHADDETHCDHDHDHGHSSEPSQQGVLTRIRERLFGGGHRHLSQEDAERGLMGLGTTALVLGFAHEEPIQILAICAGTAYCLELMLIYSLVVIVAILVPTLVLIAGYERHRETVERYTPYLPILTATVLVGMGLAFITGIF is encoded by the coding sequence ATGGATATCGGTCTCGTCGCAGGCGTCGCCGCAATCGGCTTTATTCACGGGGTGCTCCCGGATCACGGGTGGCCGATCGCGGCGACCTACGCGTTGAATCGCTCGCGGACGTGGGTCTATGGGACGGTCACAGGTCTTATTCTCGGGATTGGACACCTGATTAGCAGCGTCGTACTGGTACTGGCGTATTTCTGGTTCAGTCGCTTCGCTGCGTTCGCCGAAGGCCCACTGATGCGGTATCTCGCCGGAACCGTGCTTATTCTACTTGGAATTCACGAATACCGGAACGGCGGGCACGGCACGGGACACGACCACACCGATGAAGCGGGCCACCGTGAACACAATCACACGCATGCTGACGACGAGACACACTGTGACCACGACCACGACCACGGCCACTCGAGTGAGCCCTCCCAGCAGGGGGTGCTGACTCGGATCCGTGAACGGCTGTTCGGCGGCGGGCATCGACACCTGAGCCAAGAAGACGCTGAACGGGGGCTGATGGGCCTCGGGACGACAGCGCTCGTTCTCGGATTCGCCCACGAAGAACCGATTCAAATTCTGGCGATCTGTGCCGGAACGGCCTACTGTCTGGAACTGATGTTGATCTACTCGCTCGTCGTCATCGTTGCAATCCTCGTTCCGACGTTAGTCTTGATCGCGGGCTACGAACGTCATCGGGAAACAGTCGAACGATACACGCCGTATCTGCCGATACTGACGGCGACAGTGTTGGTCGGCATGGGGTTGGCGTTCATTACTGGAATCTTCTAA
- a CDS encoding DUF7122 family protein, which yields MGDDSSPTETEQNDGQRFDRLPETPDERTVEGRVSREAVVDYFADRFEIPPETFEEYTFWEKGAGKIWIYAGEAPSPLEIEAIGMTCLRTRQEHWKPTTDFAQRFGRHANACVIDLEDEQARRFAAGEDQVLEGWDGDWGYLIAAHEIAGEREPIGIGLYVHDELRSMVPKGRQRTV from the coding sequence ATGGGTGACGACTCGTCCCCCACGGAGACCGAGCAAAACGACGGCCAGCGATTCGATCGACTCCCCGAAACACCCGACGAACGGACCGTCGAAGGCCGAGTCAGCCGTGAAGCGGTCGTCGACTACTTCGCGGACCGATTCGAGATACCCCCTGAGACGTTCGAGGAGTACACCTTCTGGGAGAAGGGGGCCGGCAAGATCTGGATCTACGCCGGGGAGGCACCGTCGCCTCTCGAGATCGAAGCGATCGGAATGACATGCCTGCGAACCCGACAGGAACACTGGAAGCCGACGACGGACTTCGCTCAGCGTTTCGGTCGCCACGCGAACGCGTGCGTGATCGATCTCGAGGACGAACAGGCAAGACGCTTCGCAGCGGGCGAGGATCAGGTCCTCGAGGGATGGGACGGCGACTGGGGCTACCTGATCGCAGCCCACGAAATTGCGGGCGAACGCGAACCGATCGGAATCGGCCTCTACGTTCACGACGAACTGCGTTCGATGGTGCCGAAGGGACGCCAGCGAACGGTGTAA
- a CDS encoding MATE family efflux transporter, whose protein sequence is MAEQVLRTLMRTTDLLVAGMFSPAAVAAVGLADIYGRLPLWFGLGVGDGAIALSSQDTGSGQTANRDEAVTQALLLGILAGIPFALFGLVGSYWAIDVLGAGSETVRLGGQYLAIIFLTAPAFHVTMIAARAIQGTGDTRTPMYINAVANALNIGLTVGLAFGLGPFPELSIVGIAVATAIGDVLAALTFLAVIYSSWSDLGFVRPSQPVIMKQLLVISSPRIAEGITELIAEFPFNAILLGFGTGDEVNAAYHVGRRVYQQISSPLARGYGVAANVLSGQALGRGESEKAYFNGLATAALAVLTVGGLGVVIFVFAETVVQLFSNDPETIGYAVGFAQAYAISTFLIACYVVLAGSLRGGSETRPPFVAKVTGAVFFLLGITYVFGVQLEYGVTAAYVAIVADFVWRNLVVGAVYLRGRWLERGLSMMHERGSLSNND, encoded by the coding sequence ATGGCAGAGCAGGTCCTCCGGACGCTGATGCGGACCACCGACCTCCTCGTCGCGGGGATGTTCTCTCCCGCCGCAGTCGCCGCCGTCGGCCTCGCAGACATCTACGGCCGCCTCCCCCTCTGGTTCGGTCTCGGCGTCGGCGACGGCGCGATCGCCCTCTCGAGTCAGGATACGGGAAGCGGACAGACGGCCAATCGAGACGAAGCCGTCACGCAGGCGCTCTTGCTCGGCATTCTCGCGGGGATTCCCTTCGCCCTCTTCGGCCTCGTCGGGAGCTACTGGGCGATCGACGTCCTCGGTGCGGGGTCCGAGACCGTCCGGCTGGGCGGGCAGTATCTGGCGATCATCTTCCTGACGGCACCCGCGTTTCACGTGACGATGATCGCCGCGCGAGCGATTCAGGGGACCGGCGACACGCGAACGCCGATGTACATCAACGCCGTGGCGAACGCGCTCAACATCGGCCTCACCGTCGGACTGGCGTTCGGCCTCGGGCCGTTTCCGGAGCTATCGATCGTCGGCATCGCCGTCGCGACGGCCATCGGTGACGTGCTCGCCGCACTGACGTTTCTCGCCGTCATTTACAGCTCCTGGAGCGATTTGGGATTCGTCCGGCCGTCCCAGCCCGTCATCATGAAACAACTGCTCGTGATCAGTTCACCGCGCATCGCCGAGGGGATCACCGAACTGATCGCCGAGTTTCCGTTCAACGCGATCTTGCTCGGGTTCGGCACTGGCGACGAGGTGAACGCGGCCTACCACGTTGGCAGGCGGGTCTACCAGCAGATCTCCTCGCCACTCGCGCGGGGATACGGCGTCGCCGCGAACGTCCTCTCCGGACAGGCCTTGGGCCGCGGCGAGTCCGAGAAGGCGTACTTCAACGGCCTCGCGACCGCTGCGCTCGCGGTTCTGACCGTCGGTGGGCTCGGCGTCGTGATCTTCGTCTTCGCCGAGACCGTCGTCCAACTGTTCTCGAACGATCCGGAAACGATCGGCTACGCCGTCGGCTTCGCACAGGCCTACGCCATCTCGACGTTCCTCATCGCCTGCTACGTCGTCCTCGCCGGCTCGCTTCGGGGCGGCAGCGAGACTCGGCCACCGTTCGTCGCGAAGGTCACCGGTGCCGTCTTCTTCTTGCTCGGCATCACCTACGTCTTCGGCGTCCAACTCGAGTACGGCGTCACCGCCGCCTACGTCGCCATCGTGGCCGACTTCGTCTGGCGAAACCTCGTGGTCGGTGCCGTATACCTTCGGGGACGCTGGCTCGAGCGGGGCCTCTCGATGATGCACGAACGGGGAAGCCTCTCTAACAACGATTGA
- a CDS encoding DUF790 family protein encodes MLTKDLLRVSRAGGGYRPRFAGREHRPLAARVLGTYQGHVGEPRASLETACEALERETDDFKLVRGLAALLEREATVETDAAIDPERARRKAFEAAEAVGVVTEDDRAMALIRASESLECSADDLERALYADLEERQVLTGVDSRWDPDDLIAQYNLSLAQTALFDATEVRVRSSDPKTLVSAVKRLRLMYEITRLDADSTPTNDDARGGGIAEREVVVTGPTHLFRATRRYGTRFARLLRTVAKAEEWSLEATVDDRGTERTLSLSDEDPIRVPNAEPVTDVSFDSGVESDFAGRFSTLDLEWDPRREPEPLATGTRVMIPDFAFDYAHRDFRVYVEIMGFWTPEYVEKKLAQLEGLEDVELVVAVDESLGVGEEIEARDFRAIPYTDTVRMKDVAAVLREYERQLVAESAADLPAELRPDADVRSLEDLAAAHGVSEDALADVAFPEHERVGRTLVHPSVLESLAEDVEVGMDLADAEDVLEEVGISDSSAILAELGYRVEWEGLAGGTLERRDTRE; translated from the coding sequence ATGCTGACGAAGGACCTGCTTCGTGTCTCACGGGCCGGCGGCGGCTATCGGCCCCGGTTTGCTGGTCGGGAGCATCGGCCACTCGCTGCGCGCGTCCTCGGGACGTATCAGGGACACGTCGGCGAACCGCGTGCGTCCCTCGAGACCGCCTGCGAGGCGCTCGAGCGCGAGACGGACGATTTCAAACTCGTCCGCGGGTTGGCCGCCTTGCTCGAGCGCGAGGCGACCGTCGAGACCGACGCGGCGATCGATCCCGAACGCGCCCGTCGGAAGGCTTTCGAGGCCGCCGAAGCGGTCGGCGTCGTCACCGAAGACGACCGGGCGATGGCGCTCATTCGTGCGAGCGAATCGCTCGAGTGCTCCGCGGACGACCTCGAGCGAGCGCTGTACGCCGACCTCGAGGAGCGACAGGTTCTCACGGGCGTCGACTCCCGATGGGATCCCGACGATCTCATCGCGCAGTACAACCTTTCGCTCGCTCAGACCGCGCTCTTCGACGCGACCGAGGTTCGGGTTCGCTCGAGCGATCCGAAGACGCTGGTCTCCGCCGTCAAGCGACTGCGGTTGATGTACGAAATAACGCGACTGGACGCGGATTCCACGCCGACGAACGACGACGCAAGAGGAGGAGGTATCGCCGAGCGCGAAGTCGTCGTCACCGGACCCACGCACCTCTTTCGCGCGACGCGTCGGTACGGAACGCGCTTCGCACGACTCCTGCGAACCGTCGCGAAGGCCGAGGAGTGGTCGCTCGAGGCCACGGTCGACGATCGCGGGACCGAACGGACCCTCTCGCTGTCCGACGAGGACCCCATTCGAGTTCCCAACGCGGAGCCAGTGACGGACGTCTCGTTCGACAGCGGCGTTGAATCCGACTTCGCCGGCCGGTTTTCGACGCTCGACCTCGAGTGGGACCCCCGTCGCGAGCCCGAACCCCTCGCGACGGGAACGCGGGTGATGATCCCCGATTTCGCGTTCGACTATGCACACCGCGACTTTCGGGTCTACGTCGAGATCATGGGCTTTTGGACGCCCGAGTACGTCGAGAAGAAACTCGCCCAACTCGAGGGACTCGAGGACGTCGAACTCGTCGTCGCCGTCGACGAGTCACTCGGCGTCGGCGAGGAAATCGAGGCGCGGGATTTCCGGGCGATTCCCTACACGGACACCGTCCGGATGAAAGACGTCGCGGCCGTGCTTCGGGAGTACGAACGCCAACTCGTGGCTGAGAGCGCCGCCGACTTGCCCGCAGAGTTGCGACCCGACGCGGACGTCCGCTCGCTCGAGGACCTCGCCGCGGCTCACGGCGTGAGCGAGGACGCACTGGCGGACGTGGCGTTTCCAGAACACGAGCGGGTCGGGAGAACGCTCGTTCACCCGTCGGTACTCGAGTCGCTGGCCGAGGACGTCGAGGTCGGGATGGATCTCGCGGACGCGGAAGACGTGCTCGAGGAGGTGGGCATCTCCGATTCGAGTGCGATCCTCGCGGAACTCGGCTACCGCGTCGAGTGGGAGGGCTTGGCCGGCGGCACGCTCGAGAGGCGTGATACGCGCGAGTGA
- a CDS encoding CopG family ribbon-helix-helix protein has protein sequence MRTSFNIPDDLLAEFDRTWQSEGFDSRSRAVREAMQEYIEAHTELETVSGDVTAALAFDYQHERVIRDLHDVQHDFQDIIKTTSHTHEGTWCLETIFCRGEASRVRELVYRLRDFDAVGQVNVLLLRS, from the coding sequence ATGCGTACCAGTTTCAATATCCCTGACGACCTACTCGCGGAGTTCGATCGGACGTGGCAATCCGAGGGATTCGACTCTCGCTCCCGAGCGGTTCGGGAAGCGATGCAAGAGTACATCGAGGCCCACACCGAACTCGAGACGGTCTCGGGTGACGTGACCGCTGCGCTCGCGTTCGATTACCAACACGAGCGCGTTATCCGCGACCTTCACGACGTGCAACACGATTTTCAGGACATCATCAAGACGACGAGTCACACGCACGAGGGTACCTGGTGTCTGGAAACGATTTTCTGTCGCGGCGAGGCGTCTCGAGTGCGCGAACTCGTGTATCGTCTGCGCGATTTCGACGCCGTGGGACAGGTAAACGTCCTGTTACTTCGGTCGTGA
- a CDS encoding geranylgeranyl reductase family protein codes for MASKTRTSDMVVVGGGTGGCFAASTAAREGLDVVLLERKSEDDGGHIACGDGIKGKSTFPDVVDRDRLRAESFTNEGITRAVFENPQTDERLDIPFERSGAVVDRYRYGQVLLEETDRAGVDIHYNTIVNDVIQPNGQVEGVTAIRDDDVIEYEADVVVDAAGALSVLQDKANLARSSFDTNVNYSQFCSAYREVLEVPEPVEWDDALVFKPTAELGYLWYFPRSSTEINAGLGFQMSQEPMELVDVLKDDIANRAEFEGATVKNKLGAALPTRRPLDSAVHPGYVAVGDAAGHVNPCTGGGIPGAAKAGHWAAKVATEAISNGDVSEGALWEYNHRVQTDFGKRFAAMDLYNIFGTARDLDELISVITVLPGQQLVDTIGKQGTAEMSIGLKLKTLIKTVGHWDTLYDLYKVQKSAGTLKDVYDSYPDGPEHFDAWQAERDSVMDRVYDITGAEPKY; via the coding sequence ATGGCATCGAAGACCAGGACGTCCGATATGGTCGTCGTCGGCGGCGGCACGGGTGGGTGCTTCGCGGCATCGACCGCCGCCCGCGAGGGCCTCGACGTCGTCTTACTCGAGCGAAAGAGCGAGGACGACGGCGGCCACATCGCCTGTGGCGACGGCATCAAGGGAAAGAGTACGTTCCCCGACGTCGTCGACCGCGACCGACTCAGAGCCGAGTCGTTCACCAACGAAGGCATTACGCGCGCCGTCTTCGAGAACCCACAGACTGACGAACGCCTCGATATACCCTTCGAACGGTCGGGTGCCGTCGTCGACCGATATCGGTACGGACAGGTGTTGCTCGAGGAGACCGACCGCGCGGGCGTCGACATCCACTACAATACCATCGTCAACGACGTTATCCAGCCGAACGGACAGGTAGAGGGTGTCACGGCTATCCGAGACGACGACGTCATCGAGTACGAAGCCGACGTCGTCGTCGACGCTGCTGGTGCCCTCTCCGTCTTGCAGGACAAAGCTAACCTCGCCCGTTCGTCGTTCGACACGAACGTTAACTACTCACAGTTCTGTTCGGCCTACCGAGAGGTCCTCGAGGTGCCCGAACCGGTCGAGTGGGACGACGCGCTCGTCTTCAAGCCGACGGCCGAACTCGGCTACCTCTGGTACTTCCCGCGCTCTTCGACGGAAATCAACGCCGGACTCGGCTTCCAAATGAGCCAGGAGCCGATGGAACTCGTCGACGTGCTCAAAGACGACATCGCCAACCGCGCGGAGTTCGAGGGAGCGACGGTCAAGAACAAACTCGGAGCGGCGCTGCCAACCCGACGGCCGTTAGATTCCGCAGTTCATCCCGGGTACGTCGCTGTCGGTGACGCTGCTGGACACGTCAACCCCTGTACCGGCGGCGGCATTCCCGGCGCTGCGAAAGCGGGCCACTGGGCCGCGAAGGTTGCAACGGAAGCGATTTCGAACGGCGACGTGAGCGAAGGGGCACTGTGGGAGTACAACCACCGCGTTCAGACCGATTTCGGGAAGCGCTTCGCGGCGATGGACCTCTACAACATCTTCGGCACCGCGCGAGACCTCGACGAGCTAATCTCGGTCATCACCGTCCTCCCCGGCCAGCAACTCGTCGATACTATCGGCAAGCAGGGAACTGCCGAGATGAGTATCGGCCTGAAGCTCAAGACGCTGATCAAGACCGTCGGCCACTGGGACACGCTCTACGACCTCTACAAGGTCCAGAAATCGGCCGGCACGCTCAAAGACGTCTACGATAGCTACCCGGACGGCCCCGAACACTTCGACGCCTGGCAGGCCGAGCGCGACTCCGTGATGGATCGAGTCTACGACATCACGGGCGCGGAGCCGAAGTACTAA
- a CDS encoding cold-shock protein: MANGKVDFFNDTGGYGFISTDDGDLDDDEDVFFHMEDVGGEDLTEGTEVEFDIESSPKGPRATNVVRQ; the protein is encoded by the coding sequence ATGGCAAACGGTAAGGTTGATTTCTTCAACGACACTGGCGGCTACGGTTTCATTTCGACAGATGACGGCGACCTCGACGACGACGAAGACGTTTTCTTCCACATGGAGGATGTCGGCGGCGAAGACCTCACGGAAGGTACTGAGGTCGAGTTCGACATCGAGTCCTCGCCCAAGGGGCCTCGCGCGACGAACGTCGTTCGGCAGTAA
- a CDS encoding proteasome assembly chaperone family protein yields the protein MAQIHLQGEEADLEDPVFVEGFPGLGLVGKIATDHLVRELEMRYYASVDCSGLPGIGVYRSGERTAQPPVRLYVSEEHDLFALQSDTPIASGAVHTVADCLTEWIVSQEATPIYLSGLPAEREGRPAVYGVGTGSADELLADHDIDLPPEDGVVTGPTGALVNRAIHRNYESIGLVVESDPQFPDPEAASALLEDGVMPLAGLEINVQDLVDRAEEIREKREQFAQQMQQIGQEGSTQAQPLRMYQ from the coding sequence ATGGCACAGATTCACTTGCAAGGTGAGGAAGCCGACCTCGAGGACCCGGTGTTCGTCGAAGGGTTTCCCGGACTCGGACTCGTCGGCAAAATCGCGACCGACCACCTCGTGCGCGAACTCGAGATGCGCTACTACGCGAGCGTCGACTGTTCGGGGCTTCCCGGTATCGGCGTCTACCGAAGCGGCGAGCGAACCGCACAGCCGCCAGTTCGACTCTACGTCAGCGAAGAACACGACCTGTTCGCCCTCCAAAGCGACACGCCGATCGCCTCCGGTGCCGTTCACACCGTCGCCGACTGTCTGACCGAGTGGATCGTCTCACAGGAGGCGACCCCGATCTACCTCAGCGGGCTTCCCGCCGAGCGAGAAGGACGTCCCGCCGTCTACGGCGTCGGAACGGGGTCTGCAGACGAGTTACTCGCGGACCACGACATCGACCTGCCCCCCGAAGACGGCGTCGTCACGGGGCCGACCGGTGCACTCGTCAATCGCGCCATCCACCGCAATTACGAAAGTATCGGCCTCGTCGTCGAATCTGATCCGCAGTTTCCGGATCCCGAAGCGGCGAGCGCGCTCCTCGAGGACGGAGTTATGCCCCTCGCCGGACTCGAAATCAACGTTCAGGACTTAGTCGACCGAGCCGAGGAGATTCGCGAAAAACGCGAACAGTTCGCCCAGCAGATGCAACAGATCGGCCAAGAAGGGAGCACGCAGGCCCAGCCGTTGCGAATGTATCAGTAA
- a CDS encoding malate dehydrogenase yields the protein MHVLVVGGGGTIGSTVAYTLATQHPSLEVTLADPKVERAEGHAIDLFHSRSHAAHAIGRPEFETSTLGDVSVIDPTSSPGPDPVEAADAIVVTASEPRSPDSFQRGGRLSVLERNLEIASDLGEWFASADPTPTVVVANPSDRVTHRLWEASGWPRGSFLGYSLSETARIADEIARRVSEREAADGRVSAADVYCPILGEHGEHMVPVFSRTTIDGRPVEFPEAERAEILDYVRSVPYDVIDMRDNGDSSRWVTGRGISLIVSRLLEGGTDPNSDPVCLATPLDGEYGLEGVSLSVPVVLDETGVAEIVEWELSADERQRLERAAESIRESLEHR from the coding sequence ATGCACGTACTCGTCGTCGGCGGCGGGGGAACGATCGGTTCGACCGTCGCGTACACGCTCGCGACGCAACATCCGTCACTCGAGGTAACGCTCGCCGACCCGAAAGTAGAACGCGCGGAAGGTCACGCGATCGATCTGTTCCACTCCCGCTCTCACGCAGCGCACGCGATTGGCCGCCCGGAGTTCGAGACCTCAACACTCGGCGACGTCTCCGTCATCGACCCCACCTCGAGTCCCGGACCCGACCCCGTCGAGGCTGCAGACGCCATCGTCGTCACCGCGAGCGAGCCTCGCTCACCCGATAGTTTCCAACGCGGCGGCCGACTGTCCGTCCTCGAGCGAAACCTCGAGATCGCGAGCGACCTCGGCGAGTGGTTCGCGTCGGCCGATCCGACGCCGACGGTCGTCGTCGCGAACCCCTCTGATCGGGTGACTCACCGCCTCTGGGAGGCGAGTGGCTGGCCTCGAGGGTCGTTCCTCGGCTACTCGCTCTCGGAAACGGCGCGGATCGCGGACGAAATCGCGCGTCGGGTTTCGGAACGCGAGGCTGCAGACGGCCGAGTATCGGCTGCCGACGTCTACTGTCCAATCCTCGGCGAGCACGGCGAGCACATGGTTCCGGTGTTCTCGAGGACGACCATCGACGGCCGTCCAGTCGAGTTCCCGGAAGCAGAACGCGCGGAGATCCTCGATTACGTTCGGTCGGTCCCCTACGACGTCATCGATATGCGCGACAATGGCGACTCCTCGCGATGGGTTACCGGTCGCGGTATCTCGCTGATCGTCTCGAGGCTACTCGAAGGCGGAACCGACCCCAACTCGGATCCCGTCTGTCTGGCGACGCCACTCGACGGCGAGTACGGACTCGAGGGCGTCAGCCTGAGCGTGCCGGTCGTGCTCGACGAAACCGGCGTCGCCGAAATCGTCGAGTGGGAACTCTCGGCCGACGAGCGCCAACGACTCGAGCGCGCGGCCGAGTCGATTCGCGAATCACTCGAGCACCGCTGA
- a CDS encoding response regulator, protein MSHSPSTEPRHILLVEDNPGDIRLIEEAFKEIVTETEFYTVTDGYPALERLRNHQQDPSLPTIDLVLLDLNLPRLGGFDVLERLEDDPDLAAPPIIVLTSSETIDDISKSYDLSANAYLTKPSSPNEFAELGHAIEAFWFEQAELPPLST, encoded by the coding sequence GTGAGCCACTCGCCTTCCACCGAGCCGAGACATATCTTGCTCGTCGAAGACAATCCGGGCGACATCAGGTTGATCGAAGAAGCCTTCAAGGAGATTGTCACCGAGACGGAATTCTACACCGTCACCGACGGCTATCCGGCACTCGAGCGCTTGCGCAACCACCAACAGGATCCGTCGCTTCCTACGATCGATCTCGTCCTCCTCGATCTCAACTTGCCTCGACTAGGCGGATTCGATGTCCTCGAGCGACTCGAGGACGATCCCGACCTCGCTGCCCCACCCATCATCGTCCTGACGAGTTCGGAGACGATCGACGACATCTCCAAAAGCTACGATCTCAGTGCGAACGCGTATCTGACGAAGCCGAGCAGTCCAAACGAGTTCGCCGAGTTGGGGCACGCGATCGAAGCCTTCTGGTTCGAACAGGCTGAGTTGCCGCCTCTCTCGACGTAA
- a CDS encoding TackOD1 domain-containing metal-binding protein gives MPPVPATTFNDCCVFLNNALPTRVSENYTSSGIIQQRSMVSPGELRLVNKLTEKESFEPEITDTGAVSYPDVTQLLDDADGKPADVLEHFASRDVLAGEFVSKVYICPECTTEGLQYTTVCPACEAPNATETLVLEHACGYAGPELEFDAGDKYHCPDCEMELQSEDVDETTRYVCNECTEIADVPDERLWCRECFSIIQTLAAIERVLYRYSLSPTGKQWLSRQKDARQTIAEALEERRFEIEIDMTVTTEATSQSVHVFAEDSMMGDQRVVGIYETPDTDRVDEFCEIANSLEAHPIVITTSGTVEEDVTARAESAELTLLAFDGDGTLTTEYDTVGSDKQGFLQRLTAAIDVPVRERQ, from the coding sequence GTGCCACCCGTGCCCGCTACGACTTTCAACGACTGTTGCGTATTCCTCAACAATGCTCTCCCAACGCGCGTGAGCGAAAATTATACGTCGAGTGGAATTATACAACAGAGATCCATGGTTTCACCAGGGGAACTTCGGCTAGTAAACAAACTGACAGAAAAAGAGTCGTTCGAGCCGGAAATTACCGATACTGGCGCTGTGAGCTATCCGGATGTGACCCAACTCCTCGACGATGCCGACGGCAAACCGGCTGACGTCCTCGAGCACTTCGCCTCTCGTGACGTGTTAGCGGGCGAGTTTGTCTCAAAGGTGTATATTTGCCCGGAGTGTACCACCGAAGGCCTGCAGTATACCACTGTCTGTCCAGCATGCGAGGCCCCGAACGCTACCGAGACACTCGTCCTCGAACACGCCTGCGGATACGCCGGTCCCGAACTGGAGTTCGACGCAGGAGACAAGTACCACTGCCCAGACTGTGAGATGGAACTTCAATCCGAGGACGTCGATGAAACGACGCGATACGTTTGCAACGAGTGTACGGAGATAGCCGACGTTCCGGACGAGCGCCTCTGGTGTCGGGAGTGTTTTTCCATAATCCAGACGTTAGCGGCAATTGAGCGAGTGTTATATCGATACAGTCTCAGCCCCACTGGCAAACAGTGGCTATCTCGACAAAAGGACGCCCGACAGACGATTGCAGAGGCATTAGAGGAACGCCGCTTTGAGATAGAGATTGACATGACAGTCACCACTGAAGCAACGTCCCAGTCTGTCCACGTCTTTGCCGAGGACAGTATGATGGGCGATCAGCGGGTCGTGGGCATTTACGAGACGCCAGACACCGACCGTGTTGACGAGTTCTGTGAAATCGCGAACTCGCTCGAGGCACATCCGATCGTCATTACAACCTCGGGAACTGTCGAGGAGGATGTCACAGCGCGTGCGGAAAGCGCCGAATTGACACTGCTCGCCTTCGACGGAGATGGGACGCTCACGACGGAGTACGACACCGTGGGAAGTGATAAGCAAGGGTTCCTGCAGCGACTCACCGCTGCTATCGATGTTCCCGTCCGAGAGAGACAATAG
- a CDS encoding RsmB/NOP family class I SAM-dependent RNA methyltransferase, whose amino-acid sequence MEPLERYRPIVDDFEAFLEACARPLGSAVRINTIKASVGRTLEALDEHGVAYEQAAWNPRVLRLETDSPGSTWTSFHGFTHGQEEVSAVPPVVLDPQPGERVWDCCGAPGGKATQIAARMDDRGTVVANDSNLGRISALRFNAERLGATSLAVTNDDARNYSLERFTFDEFDRTLVDAPCSCEGTIRKNPDALDNWSEGHISSVAGIQKGILRRAIQATREGGTVVYSTCTFAPEENEAVVQHALETESCRVVDFDIDLEYSPGLTEWDGEGYDEALEQAARIYPHHNDTGGFFVAKLEVSA is encoded by the coding sequence ATGGAGCCACTCGAGCGGTATCGGCCGATCGTCGACGATTTCGAGGCGTTTCTCGAGGCCTGCGCGCGGCCACTCGGCAGTGCCGTTCGCATCAACACGATCAAGGCCTCGGTCGGGCGCACGCTCGAGGCACTCGACGAGCACGGTGTCGCGTACGAACAGGCGGCGTGGAACCCTCGCGTCTTGCGTCTCGAAACCGACTCGCCGGGATCGACGTGGACGTCCTTCCACGGCTTTACGCACGGACAGGAAGAGGTGTCTGCGGTCCCGCCGGTCGTCCTCGACCCCCAACCCGGCGAGCGCGTCTGGGACTGCTGTGGCGCGCCGGGCGGGAAGGCCACCCAGATCGCCGCGCGTATGGACGACCGCGGCACCGTCGTCGCGAACGACAGCAACCTCGGTCGCATCTCGGCCCTACGATTTAACGCGGAGCGACTCGGCGCGACGAGCCTCGCGGTGACGAACGACGACGCCCGAAACTACTCGCTCGAGCGATTCACCTTCGACGAGTTCGACCGGACGCTCGTCGACGCGCCCTGTTCCTGTGAGGGGACGATTCGGAAGAACCCCGACGCACTGGACAACTGGTCGGAGGGCCACATTAGTTCGGTCGCGGGCATCCAGAAGGGAATTCTCCGTCGAGCAATTCAGGCTACCCGCGAGGGCGGCACGGTCGTCTACTCGACGTGTACGTTCGCCCCCGAAGAGAACGAAGCCGTCGTCCAACACGCCCTCGAGACCGAATCCTGTCGCGTCGTCGATTTCGACATCGACCTCGAGTACTCGCCGGGACTCACCGAGTGGGACGGCGAGGGGTACGACGAGGCCCTCGAGCAAGCCGCCAGAATCTACCCGCACCACAACGACACCGGCGGCTTTTTCGTCGCGAAACTGGAGGTGAGCGCCTGA